The following proteins come from a genomic window of Corynebacterium sp. P4-C1:
- a CDS encoding ABC transporter ATP-binding protein, producing the protein MLELKDISRAFDGRQVLDRVSFDVAPGEFVSLIGPSGAGKSTLFNIIAGLDTPDSGEVRFDGTTAYMPQKDLLFPWRTIEANAALGLEVQGVPKKEARARAREWFPQFGLEGFEKALPFQLSGGMRQRAALLRTVVQEKSTLLLDEPFGALDSLTRSELQTWLQGMWAEHDWTAMLITHDVREAIMLSDRIVVLNPRPASVREIITVDLPRPRGTEVLSSPAFGELERRILEHLQRQ; encoded by the coding sequence GTGCTTGAGCTCAAAGACATCAGCCGCGCATTCGACGGCCGGCAGGTGCTCGACCGCGTCAGCTTCGATGTAGCCCCAGGCGAGTTCGTCTCCCTGATCGGACCCTCGGGTGCCGGCAAGTCGACGTTGTTCAACATCATCGCTGGTCTGGACACACCCGATTCCGGCGAGGTGCGTTTCGACGGCACCACCGCCTACATGCCCCAGAAAGACCTGCTGTTCCCCTGGCGCACCATTGAGGCGAACGCCGCCCTCGGTCTTGAGGTCCAAGGTGTGCCCAAAAAGGAAGCCCGGGCGCGGGCACGCGAGTGGTTCCCCCAATTCGGGCTCGAGGGATTCGAGAAGGCCCTGCCTTTCCAGCTTTCCGGCGGCATGCGCCAGCGCGCCGCGCTGTTGCGCACCGTTGTGCAGGAAAAGAGCACATTGCTTCTCGACGAACCTTTCGGAGCTCTCGACTCCCTCACCCGCTCCGAACTGCAGACGTGGCTGCAGGGCATGTGGGCCGAGCATGACTGGACCGCCATGCTGATCACCCACGACGTGCGTGAGGCGATCATGCTCTCTGACCGGATCGTCGTGCTCAACCCCCGGCCCGCCAGCGTCCGCGAGATCATCACCGTGGACCTGCCCCGCCCGCGCGGCACCGAGGTGCTTAGCTCTCCGGCGTTCGGTGAGCTGGAGCGGCGCATCCTCGAACACCTGCAGCGCCAGTAG
- a CDS encoding ABC transporter permease, translated as MSNEETEKSGYMQIRNKWSLRALQVAVFAGLIVLWWAVTRFTSINPVILPSPQDVGRQLVDTNICRSMGEGSARRACGVQGYFLWQHLLATMQRLAVGLGAGIIVGVALGWLLASYRAVRSVVEPYISFMRALPPLGYIGLLIVWFGIGDTSKVILLFLATFPAVTVATVSGVLGVRQDWVRAAQSLGASRFDIIRRVSIPGALPEILSGVRLANGMAWSAIIAAELNDGVPGIGGLAFISGTQLNTSLTIACIIVIGVTAVAMDQIFLLVERRWAPWRGKG; from the coding sequence ATGAGCAACGAAGAAACAGAGAAGAGTGGATACATGCAAATACGAAATAAATGGAGCCTGCGGGCGCTTCAGGTGGCAGTCTTCGCTGGTCTGATCGTGCTGTGGTGGGCTGTGACCCGGTTTACGTCCATCAACCCGGTGATCCTGCCTTCCCCACAGGACGTCGGCCGCCAACTGGTGGACACGAATATCTGTCGCTCGATGGGGGAGGGAAGTGCGCGCCGCGCCTGTGGCGTGCAAGGATACTTTCTCTGGCAGCACCTCTTGGCGACCATGCAGCGTCTCGCGGTCGGCCTGGGGGCGGGCATAATCGTCGGCGTGGCCCTCGGCTGGCTGCTGGCAAGCTACCGCGCAGTTCGTTCGGTGGTTGAGCCGTACATCAGCTTTATGCGCGCACTCCCGCCCCTCGGTTACATCGGTCTGCTCATTGTCTGGTTCGGCATTGGGGACACGTCGAAGGTCATCTTGCTGTTCTTGGCGACCTTTCCTGCCGTCACGGTGGCCACTGTCAGCGGCGTGCTCGGTGTGAGGCAGGACTGGGTGCGGGCCGCTCAATCCCTGGGGGCGAGCCGCTTCGACATCATTCGGCGGGTGAGTATTCCCGGGGCACTGCCCGAAATCTTGAGCGGCGTTCGGTTGGCCAACGGCATGGCGTGGTCCGCCATTATCGCGGCGGAGCTCAACGACGGTGTGCCAGGTATCGGCGGGCTGGCGTTCATCTCCGGAACGCAGCTCAATACCTCCCTAACTATCGCCTGCATCATCGTGATCGGTGTGACCGCGGTGGCGATGGATCAGATTTTCTTGCTAGTCGAGCGCCGTTGGGCTCCATGGCGCGGGAAAGGATAA
- a CDS encoding ABC transporter substrate-binding protein, translating into MGISKKIAVFLAALASTMMLAACGGSAGEDGTTKIRFALDWTPNTNHTGLYVAMNKGYFKEAGLDVEVVPYNDSNPILLTDSGNAEFAADTQDRMTMAKAAGADVRSVLAIEQTWTTEVSVLADRDDIKSPADLDGKTFGGFGSPADHAILKGVIRGAGGKGEFEEVTLGTSAYEALYSKEVDFTVPYVAWEGIEAEDRGVKLKNFAYTDYGFPDCYQMLVVGGNKWMEEHPEETKKFVQAIQRGFQDAVDNPDEAAEILQKENPDVLTDLEFLKKSQRMLSEKYMLDDEGKFGRQTEKQWADLGQFLFDNELLVDEANNPLSEAPDWNTYFTNEYISE; encoded by the coding sequence ATGGGCATCAGCAAGAAAATCGCCGTTTTTCTGGCAGCGCTCGCATCCACGATGATGCTGGCGGCGTGCGGCGGCAGCGCGGGCGAGGATGGGACGACCAAGATCCGCTTCGCGCTGGACTGGACGCCCAACACCAACCACACCGGCCTGTACGTGGCAATGAACAAGGGCTACTTCAAGGAAGCCGGTCTGGACGTCGAGGTTGTGCCGTACAACGACAGCAACCCGATCCTGCTCACTGACTCCGGCAATGCGGAATTCGCTGCCGACACGCAGGACCGCATGACGATGGCCAAGGCTGCGGGCGCGGACGTGCGCTCCGTGCTGGCGATCGAGCAGACCTGGACCACGGAGGTCAGTGTCCTGGCTGACCGCGACGACATCAAAAGCCCGGCTGACCTGGACGGAAAGACGTTCGGCGGCTTCGGCTCACCAGCAGACCATGCGATTTTGAAGGGTGTCATCCGCGGCGCCGGCGGCAAGGGCGAATTCGAGGAAGTCACGCTGGGCACCTCCGCCTACGAGGCGCTTTACTCCAAGGAGGTCGACTTCACCGTGCCCTACGTCGCATGGGAGGGCATCGAGGCCGAAGACCGCGGCGTGAAGCTCAAGAACTTCGCCTACACCGACTACGGCTTCCCGGATTGTTACCAGATGCTCGTCGTGGGCGGCAATAAGTGGATGGAGGAGCACCCGGAGGAGACCAAGAAGTTCGTCCAGGCCATCCAGCGTGGCTTCCAGGACGCAGTGGACAACCCAGACGAGGCCGCGGAGATCCTGCAGAAGGAGAACCCGGACGTCCTCACCGACCTCGAGTTTTTGAAGAAGAGCCAGCGCATGCTTTCCGAGAAATACATGCTCGACGACGAGGGTAAATTCGGCCGCCAGACTGAGAAGCAGTGGGCTGACCTGGGCCAGTTCCTCTTCGACAACGAGCTGCTTGTCGACGAGGCGAATAACCCCTTGAGCGAAGCCCCCGACTGGAATACTTATTTCACTAATGAGTACATCTCCGAATAG
- a CDS encoding ABC transporter ATP-binding protein, which yields MIKIKNVSHVYETQRGESVRALEDISLEIPDSERVCIVGPSGCGKSTLLRLIAGFLNASTGEISVDNQRVNGPGDHCGVVFQQPNLFPWLSVRDNIHFGADISKNPDYDEAAEALTRTVGLSGAEERYPHELSGGMQQRAQIARVLAVKPRVVLMDEPFGALDPFTREQLQADLLTIWTARRPSIIFITHSVDEALLLGQRVVVMGTNPGRIIDVLETPDFYGERDEPWGVDDLSTVLDDPEFLALRRKVKKAIGPYSAAGETREA from the coding sequence ATGATCAAGATCAAAAACGTGTCACACGTCTACGAGACGCAGCGGGGCGAGAGCGTCCGCGCCCTAGAGGACATTTCGCTAGAGATCCCGGATTCGGAACGTGTGTGCATTGTCGGACCCTCGGGCTGCGGCAAGTCCACACTTCTGCGGTTGATCGCCGGGTTTCTCAACGCCTCCACCGGAGAGATATCTGTTGACAACCAGCGCGTCAACGGGCCGGGCGATCACTGCGGGGTGGTGTTTCAACAACCCAACCTCTTTCCCTGGCTCAGCGTCCGGGACAACATTCACTTTGGGGCGGACATATCCAAAAACCCAGACTACGACGAAGCGGCAGAAGCGCTGACCCGCACGGTCGGCCTTTCAGGAGCGGAAGAACGCTATCCCCATGAGCTATCAGGTGGAATGCAGCAGCGCGCGCAGATTGCGCGGGTGCTGGCAGTGAAGCCCCGGGTGGTGCTTATGGACGAGCCGTTCGGAGCCCTCGACCCTTTCACCCGCGAACAGCTTCAGGCCGATTTGCTCACCATTTGGACTGCCCGCAGGCCGAGCATCATATTCATCACCCACTCTGTCGATGAAGCGCTCCTGCTGGGCCAGCGCGTCGTCGTCATGGGTACGAACCCGGGGAGGATTATTGATGTGCTCGAAACCCCGGATTTTTATGGCGAACGGGATGAACCGTGGGGAGTGGACGACCTTTCCACGGTGCTGGATGACCCGGAATTCCTTGCGCTGCGCCGCAAGGTGAAGAAGGCCATCGGGCCGTACTCCGCCGCAGGCGAGACGCGTGAAGCCTAA
- a CDS encoding acyl-CoA dehydrogenase family protein: MPDAHDVMAAADRAADVLTEAEARGADRREAVRLACEELKSGAALNVGDLPLSTGVELVRRLARVDGSLAQIPQSHFVFARRFPGVPSGALVANAQVDGNPATRISDGVLSGEKRFCTGSDYADLLAVTVSTEPAVAVLIPSDAPGVEITGDWEAMGQAFTASSTVRFHDVDVSRAPRSLRSGALALPHYGAYAQALHAGIDLGLFEGAVRATYQRAGFPRDGGGEDYLLSALVGEVEVALFAARASLSSMLHALDDAAADADDVAATVIAAKLAIHEAALGTVQRLFEVTGTAGAAGPDPLDRWWRDLRTHTLHDKRRTKLAILGKRVTAGERIPQDEKLGV; encoded by the coding sequence ATGCCTGACGCGCACGATGTCATGGCCGCCGCGGATCGCGCCGCCGACGTGCTCACCGAGGCAGAGGCGCGGGGCGCTGACCGCCGGGAGGCAGTACGCCTGGCATGCGAGGAGCTCAAGTCTGGAGCCGCGCTCAACGTGGGCGACCTGCCATTATCCACGGGAGTCGAATTGGTGCGCCGCCTGGCTCGCGTCGACGGGTCGCTCGCCCAGATCCCGCAGAGCCACTTCGTCTTCGCCAGGCGTTTTCCCGGGGTCCCCAGCGGAGCGTTGGTGGCCAACGCGCAAGTCGACGGCAACCCGGCGACGCGCATTTCGGATGGCGTGCTGTCCGGGGAAAAGCGGTTCTGCACCGGGTCGGACTACGCCGATCTGCTGGCGGTGACCGTCAGCACAGAGCCCGCGGTGGCTGTACTGATTCCATCCGACGCTCCCGGTGTGGAGATTACCGGTGACTGGGAGGCGATGGGTCAGGCTTTCACCGCCAGCTCCACGGTGCGCTTCCACGACGTCGACGTATCGCGGGCACCGCGTTCGCTGCGTAGCGGCGCCCTCGCTTTGCCCCACTACGGCGCCTATGCGCAGGCCCTCCACGCCGGCATCGACCTCGGCCTGTTCGAAGGGGCGGTACGCGCCACCTACCAGCGAGCGGGATTCCCGCGTGACGGCGGGGGAGAGGACTATCTGCTCAGCGCACTAGTCGGCGAGGTGGAGGTCGCGCTGTTCGCGGCGCGGGCGTCGTTAAGCAGCATGCTCCACGCGCTTGACGACGCGGCAGCCGATGCAGACGACGTCGCTGCGACCGTCATTGCGGCAAAGCTTGCGATCCACGAAGCGGCCCTGGGCACGGTTCAGCGGTTGTTCGAGGTGACCGGTACCGCGGGTGCGGCTGGTCCGGACCCCCTCGACAGGTGGTGGCGCGACCTGCGCACGCACACGCTCCACGACAAGCGCCGCACGAAGCTGGCCATTCTCGGCAAGCGCGTCACAGCGGGGGAGCGGATCCCGCAGGACGAAAAGCTCGGCGTATGA
- a CDS encoding ABC transporter permease → MSTSPNSPAAGGAADRTRGLSSNLWVPVIFVLAGLAVWEILVRVTGVRPQVLPAPSQVARSGWAQREILGTHAAATLQVTLIGFALSLVCAWLLAIAIDFSPMLKRGLTPLLVASQTIPVVAIAPLMIIWFGFGLLPKTLVVALVTFFPISIGLIEGFARTDREASNLLRSMGASRWREFWMVRLPSAMPEFFTALRIGITYAVTGAIFAEYVGAKKGLGIYMSVQKNAFRTDLVLAAVVVTAVISVLLYLSTYLIERAVIPWHIKERKAERA, encoded by the coding sequence ATGAGTACATCTCCGAATAGTCCCGCCGCCGGGGGTGCCGCTGACCGGACGCGTGGACTGAGCAGCAACCTCTGGGTCCCGGTGATCTTCGTGCTCGCCGGCCTGGCCGTGTGGGAAATCCTCGTGCGCGTCACCGGTGTGCGCCCGCAGGTGCTGCCGGCGCCGTCGCAGGTGGCCCGCTCCGGATGGGCGCAGCGGGAGATCCTGGGCACCCACGCCGCCGCCACGCTTCAAGTCACCCTCATCGGCTTCGCCCTGTCGCTGGTGTGTGCGTGGTTGCTGGCCATCGCGATCGATTTCTCCCCGATGCTCAAGCGCGGCCTCACACCGCTGCTCGTGGCGTCCCAGACTATTCCGGTGGTGGCGATCGCCCCGTTGATGATCATCTGGTTCGGTTTCGGCCTGCTGCCCAAAACACTGGTGGTGGCGCTGGTGACGTTCTTCCCCATCTCCATCGGCCTGATCGAGGGGTTCGCTCGCACGGACCGCGAAGCTTCGAACCTGCTGCGCAGCATGGGGGCCTCCCGCTGGCGCGAGTTCTGGATGGTCCGGCTGCCGTCCGCCATGCCCGAGTTCTTCACCGCCCTGCGCATCGGCATCACCTACGCGGTCACCGGTGCGATCTTCGCCGAGTACGTCGGCGCGAAGAAGGGGCTGGGCATCTACATGTCGGTGCAGAAGAACGCTTTCCGCACCGACCTTGTGCTCGCCGCGGTGGTGGTCACCGCGGTGATCAGCGTTCTGCTCTACCTGTCCACATACCTCATCGAGCGCGCGGTGATTCCGTGGCACATCAAGGAAAGGAAGGCCGAGCGTGCTTGA
- a CDS encoding polysaccharide deacetylase family protein, producing MDHQISRAQFLTGALLAAGSAALGGCAPSSEPAPTSTPGTPPRSATATTGSSTATPPPPEVYAQRVPQVFGTHMAGIVETVPTTPGTTTIALTFDACGGPAGSEVDQGLVDTLREFGVPATLFLNSRWIEANAHATQMLIDDPLFLIQNHGTQHAPLSVTGQSAYGIAGTQDAAAAIAEIEDNRALLRSYGVQSDWFRSGTAHYDDVAVQIAHERGIRIAGFSVNGDYGATAPANQVAAAIRDAHDGAIVLAHMNHPASGTAAGVRTALEQMRDTGHRFVFIDGTTPS from the coding sequence GTGGACCACCAGATCAGTCGTGCTCAGTTCCTCACCGGCGCTCTTCTCGCTGCCGGTTCTGCGGCGCTGGGCGGTTGCGCCCCGTCGAGCGAGCCGGCCCCCACGAGCACCCCGGGCACACCGCCTCGCAGCGCCACCGCAACCACTGGGAGCTCGACCGCTACTCCCCCGCCGCCGGAGGTCTACGCGCAGCGCGTCCCGCAGGTCTTCGGCACACACATGGCCGGCATCGTGGAGACAGTCCCCACCACACCGGGCACGACGACAATCGCCCTGACTTTCGACGCGTGCGGCGGGCCGGCGGGTTCAGAGGTGGATCAGGGGCTCGTCGATACGCTCCGCGAATTCGGCGTCCCCGCAACGCTCTTCCTCAACTCCCGGTGGATCGAGGCGAATGCGCACGCAACGCAGATGCTTATCGACGACCCCCTGTTCCTCATCCAGAACCACGGCACCCAGCATGCCCCTTTATCTGTGACCGGCCAATCCGCCTACGGAATTGCCGGGACCCAGGATGCGGCAGCGGCGATCGCTGAGATTGAGGACAACCGGGCGCTCCTGCGCTCCTACGGGGTCCAGTCCGACTGGTTCCGCTCCGGCACCGCGCACTACGACGATGTGGCCGTGCAGATCGCTCACGAACGCGGCATCAGAATCGCCGGTTTTTCAGTCAACGGCGACTACGGTGCCACCGCTCCCGCGAACCAGGTTGCCGCGGCCATCAGGGACGCCCACGACGGCGCCATTGTCCTCGCCCACATGAACCACCCAGCCTCCGGCACCGCAGCGGGTGTACGCACCGCCCTCGAGCAGATGCGGGACACAGGGCACCGCTTCGTGTTCATCGACGGCACTACCCCCAGCTAG
- the sfnG gene encoding dimethylsulfone monooxygenase SfnG, with product MTTSRIADDLSFAYWVPNVSGGLVTSTVEQRTDWGIEYNRQLARHAEEAGFDYALTQVRYLSSYSAEFQHESVSFSLALLEATERLKVIAAVHPGLWQPGVLANLAATASELYDGRFALNVVSGWLRDEFRALGEPWLDHDERYRRSAEFLQVLRALFTQDDLDFAGDFYRIRDYTLKPRPFKAPELFQGGTSTAARSNGGRYADWYFTNGGSVEELRDQIAEVRSHAEAAGRETKIGVNAFVIVGDTEAEAQDRLRDIVAHADTASVKAFQKSVRDAGAATKDGKGMWANSSLEDLVQYNDGFKTGLIGTAEQIHERLEELRAIGVDLVLCGFLHVDEEVQRFGREIIAPLRARAELAHA from the coding sequence ATGACCACTTCTCGTATCGCCGACGACCTCTCCTTCGCCTACTGGGTGCCGAATGTCTCAGGGGGGTTAGTCACCTCGACCGTCGAACAACGCACCGATTGGGGCATCGAGTACAACCGGCAGCTCGCCCGCCACGCGGAGGAAGCCGGCTTCGACTACGCCCTGACGCAGGTGCGCTACCTCTCGAGCTACTCGGCTGAATTCCAGCACGAATCCGTGAGCTTCTCGCTCGCCCTGCTCGAGGCCACCGAGCGGCTCAAAGTCATTGCCGCCGTCCATCCGGGCCTGTGGCAGCCGGGAGTGCTGGCTAATCTTGCGGCTACCGCGAGCGAGCTGTACGACGGCCGTTTCGCCCTCAACGTGGTCTCCGGGTGGCTGCGCGACGAATTCCGCGCCCTGGGCGAGCCCTGGCTCGACCACGACGAGCGCTACCGCCGCTCCGCGGAGTTCCTGCAAGTTTTGCGCGCCCTGTTCACGCAGGATGACCTGGATTTCGCCGGCGATTTCTACCGTATCCGCGACTACACCCTCAAGCCGCGACCCTTCAAGGCCCCCGAGCTATTCCAGGGTGGCACGTCCACGGCCGCGCGTTCCAACGGCGGGAGGTACGCCGACTGGTATTTCACCAACGGCGGCAGTGTCGAGGAGCTTCGCGACCAGATCGCCGAGGTGCGCTCCCACGCCGAGGCTGCAGGGCGAGAGACCAAGATCGGCGTCAATGCCTTCGTCATTGTGGGCGACACCGAGGCAGAGGCGCAGGACCGCCTGCGCGACATCGTCGCTCATGCCGACACGGCATCTGTCAAGGCGTTCCAGAAGTCGGTGCGCGACGCCGGTGCAGCGACGAAAGACGGCAAGGGCATGTGGGCTAATTCCTCGTTAGAAGACCTCGTCCAGTACAACGACGGGTTCAAGACAGGGCTGATCGGCACCGCCGAGCAGATCCACGAGCGGCTTGAGGAACTGCGCGCCATCGGTGTCGACCTGGTCTTGTGCGGCTTCCTCCACGTCGACGAGGAGGTGCAGCGATTCGGCCGCGAGATCATTGCGCCGCTGCGTGCCCGTGCGGAGTTGGCACATGCCTGA
- a CDS encoding LLM class flavin-dependent oxidoreductase, whose product MAHSQHKKATLHWFLPTYGDSRTIMSGGHGAGLHTGQREADLTYLTQIALAAEHNGFESVLTPTGQWCEDAWIATAALIGATSKLKFLVALRPGLVSPLLLAQQAATYQALSDNRLLLNVVVGGEDHEQRAYGDTLSKPERYARAGEVLDITRHLWSSPEPIDYAGKYATADNASLAKRPQTSPPIYLGGSSAGAVDVASRHADVFLTWGETPSAAGEKRTSVASAAADLGRELDYGIRFHVIARPTSEEAWAEAARLQSGISPEDVEKIQRGLARSQSESQRRMTELHGQGRAFRSGQDPHDLEIYPGLWAGIGLVRGGAGTALVGSYAEVAALIKEYIDEGFGHFILSGYPHLEETFHVGEGVVPELQRLGVEVANHGPAATCAQPQQVPFAPQSA is encoded by the coding sequence ATGGCACATTCACAGCACAAGAAAGCAACTCTTCACTGGTTTCTACCCACCTACGGCGACTCCCGAACGATCATGTCGGGCGGACACGGAGCGGGGCTGCACACCGGCCAACGCGAGGCGGATCTGACGTACCTCACCCAGATCGCGCTCGCGGCGGAACACAACGGCTTCGAGTCCGTGCTCACCCCGACGGGGCAATGGTGCGAAGACGCATGGATCGCCACCGCAGCTCTCATCGGGGCGACCAGCAAGCTGAAGTTCCTCGTCGCGCTGCGCCCCGGACTCGTCTCCCCGCTGCTGCTGGCCCAGCAAGCCGCCACGTACCAGGCGCTCTCCGACAACCGCCTGCTGCTCAACGTCGTCGTCGGCGGAGAGGACCACGAGCAACGAGCCTACGGCGACACTTTGAGCAAGCCCGAGCGCTACGCCCGCGCCGGGGAGGTGCTCGACATCACCCGCCACCTCTGGAGCTCGCCGGAGCCGATCGACTACGCGGGAAAGTACGCCACTGCCGACAATGCGAGCCTGGCCAAGCGGCCGCAGACAAGCCCGCCTATCTACCTCGGTGGTTCGAGCGCGGGCGCGGTCGACGTCGCCTCCCGCCATGCCGATGTCTTCCTGACCTGGGGCGAGACACCCAGCGCGGCGGGAGAAAAGCGCACAAGTGTTGCGAGCGCGGCGGCCGACCTCGGCCGGGAACTCGACTACGGCATCCGCTTCCACGTCATCGCCCGGCCGACGAGCGAGGAGGCGTGGGCCGAGGCTGCTCGTCTGCAGTCCGGCATCAGCCCTGAGGACGTCGAGAAAATCCAGCGCGGCCTGGCCAGGTCGCAATCGGAGAGCCAGCGCCGCATGACGGAGCTGCACGGGCAGGGACGCGCATTTCGCTCCGGGCAGGACCCGCACGACCTGGAGATTTACCCCGGGCTGTGGGCGGGCATCGGGCTCGTGCGCGGCGGGGCGGGAACGGCGCTTGTCGGCTCGTACGCCGAGGTGGCGGCATTGATCAAGGAGTACATCGACGAAGGTTTCGGCCACTTCATCCTCTCCGGCTACCCGCACCTGGAAGAAACCTTCCACGTCGGGGAAGGGGTCGTGCCCGAATTGCAGCGGCTCGGTGTCGAGGTGGCGAACCACGGTCCGGCCGCCACCTGCGCTCAGCCGCAGCAGGTGCCGTTCGCTCCCCAGTCCGCCTAG
- a CDS encoding ABC transporter substrate-binding protein — MAFPQTTRCGATLVALATVLSCAACVGKPASEYEQQVDAQCPIEPTQASGEIKIGYQVILGTELYTRDRGLAEACMPNANVDWIRFPTGQDVVKAMASESIDLGFLGSTPTAKALSAPLNLDVVVTRVNTVIGSSEALVAKDPNVASASDLRGARIAVPFSSTAHYSLLNALRTAGLDPAHDVELVNLSPDSLPAAWQSDSIDATYVWDPVLSEVAESGHVVLTSTDVAESGAPTYNFSLASRPWVDTNPELVATWSRLQEWVAQLAASDPDEFAQGNANQAELSLEETERQLGGVSIVSGEEQDERMRGAAQVLVDTSEFLSSEGEVDAPLSPEDAARAVVDVEEARTEKVQ, encoded by the coding sequence ATGGCATTTCCTCAAACAACACGGTGCGGCGCGACGCTCGTCGCTCTAGCCACTGTCCTCTCGTGCGCAGCCTGCGTCGGTAAGCCTGCCAGCGAATACGAGCAACAGGTGGACGCACAGTGCCCTATCGAACCGACACAAGCGTCCGGGGAGATCAAGATCGGGTACCAAGTCATTCTCGGAACCGAGCTCTACACCCGCGACCGCGGGCTGGCCGAGGCGTGCATGCCGAACGCCAACGTGGACTGGATACGGTTTCCCACCGGCCAAGACGTGGTCAAGGCAATGGCCTCGGAGTCCATCGATTTGGGATTCCTCGGCTCGACTCCCACCGCGAAAGCGCTCAGCGCCCCGCTCAACCTTGACGTTGTAGTCACCAGAGTCAATACCGTTATCGGATCGTCCGAGGCCCTGGTGGCAAAGGATCCGAATGTCGCTAGCGCATCCGACCTGCGGGGCGCGCGCATTGCGGTTCCTTTCTCGTCGACCGCACACTATTCCCTCCTCAACGCGCTGCGAACCGCCGGGCTCGACCCCGCCCACGACGTCGAATTAGTCAACCTCTCCCCGGACAGCCTGCCCGCCGCATGGCAGTCGGACAGTATCGACGCCACCTACGTGTGGGACCCGGTGCTCAGTGAGGTTGCGGAATCCGGACACGTGGTGTTGACAAGCACCGACGTCGCTGAGTCCGGAGCTCCGACGTACAACTTTTCACTGGCTTCCCGCCCGTGGGTGGACACGAACCCCGAACTCGTTGCGACATGGTCGAGGCTCCAGGAATGGGTGGCACAGCTCGCGGCTTCAGACCCTGACGAATTCGCTCAAGGCAATGCCAACCAAGCTGAGCTCAGTCTGGAAGAGACTGAGCGGCAGTTGGGAGGCGTATCGATCGTGAGCGGAGAGGAACAAGATGAGCGCATGAGGGGTGCCGCCCAGGTGCTGGTGGACACCTCAGAATTTCTCTCAAGCGAAGGGGAAGTGGACGCTCCCCTTTCACCGGAGGACGCGGCGCGAGCCGTGGTGGATGTGGAAGAGGCAAGGACGGAAAAGGTGCAGTAA
- a CDS encoding flavin reductase family protein, which produces MTARISTPTDIDISDTRSLRGALALAPTPLATAAALVDGQPSGMIIGSFVGHSLDPALVSISIQKTSTTWPLLRRAERIGLSILSEFNRGDVENFYRTSAQRFHGLDFDTDGDAILLPGAALRATTQLIEEVDVGDHILAIARIESAVTDDDHRPLVFHRSLVTTTV; this is translated from the coding sequence ATGACTGCCAGGATTTCAACCCCGACGGACATCGACATCTCCGACACCCGCTCACTGCGCGGCGCGCTCGCGCTCGCCCCGACACCCCTGGCCACAGCCGCGGCGCTTGTCGACGGCCAGCCGTCCGGCATGATCATCGGCAGCTTCGTCGGGCACAGCCTCGACCCAGCGCTGGTCAGCATCAGCATCCAGAAGACCTCGACCACCTGGCCTCTCTTGCGCCGCGCCGAGCGCATCGGGCTGAGCATTCTCTCCGAGTTCAACCGCGGTGACGTGGAGAATTTCTACCGCACTTCAGCGCAGCGATTCCACGGCCTGGACTTTGACACCGACGGCGACGCGATTCTGCTGCCGGGTGCCGCGTTGCGCGCGACAACGCAGCTTATCGAAGAGGTCGACGTCGGCGACCACATCCTCGCCATCGCCCGGATTGAAAGCGCTGTCACCGACGACGATCACCGTCCGCTCGTCTTCCACCGCTCGCTCGTGACCACCACCGTTTAA